One window of Chryseobacterium sp. JJR-5R genomic DNA carries:
- a CDS encoding glucosaminidase domain-containing protein, with the protein MKRLFSLLSLLVLSKFSAQNWATEDQYIQKFARYAVEEMEKYKIPASITLAQGLLETGGGQSRLALEGKNHFGIKCKEDWTGKTMKHTDDAPNECFRVYDDPRQSYEDHSVFLSTRKYYANLFNLDMKDYRAWANGLKKAGYATNPRYASILIGKIEKYKLYEFDNTSSREVMYAVLKMYPNLKEDRAFMAQLEPEKYTRKVKTPVTVEVPYKQTSYAQQQKRVERIKSKAEVLNTILIKSHPNDGLKYIIIPEDTNIQYIAKKFKISESKLIKWNELENDMLHKNDIVFLESKNSDGNTPTYKAEFGEDMHDIAQKFGIRLNKLYAKNRMDEGQKPSAGQLIYLIDKKPRN; encoded by the coding sequence ATGAAAAGACTTTTCTCATTATTAAGCCTTTTAGTTTTATCAAAATTCTCTGCTCAGAACTGGGCCACTGAAGATCAGTACATCCAGAAATTTGCAAGGTATGCTGTAGAAGAGATGGAAAAATATAAGATTCCGGCTTCTATAACCCTTGCTCAGGGGCTTCTGGAAACCGGAGGCGGGCAGAGCCGTCTGGCACTGGAAGGTAAAAATCATTTCGGGATCAAATGCAAGGAAGACTGGACCGGAAAAACCATGAAGCACACAGATGATGCTCCCAATGAGTGTTTCCGCGTATATGATGATCCCAGACAGTCTTATGAAGACCATTCTGTGTTTCTTTCGACAAGAAAGTATTACGCCAACCTATTTAATCTGGATATGAAAGATTACCGCGCATGGGCAAACGGCCTTAAAAAAGCGGGCTATGCTACCAATCCCCGGTATGCTTCCATCCTGATCGGTAAAATTGAAAAGTATAAATTATATGAATTCGACAATACCAGTTCCCGAGAGGTCATGTATGCCGTTTTGAAAATGTATCCCAATCTTAAGGAGGACAGGGCATTTATGGCACAGCTGGAGCCTGAAAAATACACCAGGAAAGTAAAAACTCCGGTAACTGTTGAAGTTCCTTACAAGCAGACTTCCTATGCCCAGCAACAGAAAAGGGTAGAAAGGATTAAGAGCAAAGCGGAAGTCCTCAATACCATCCTGATTAAAAGCCATCCGAATGACGGATTAAAATACATTATTATTCCTGAAGATACCAATATCCAGTACATTGCCAAAAAATTCAAGATCAGCGAAAGCAAACTGATCAAATGGAACGAACTTGAAAATGATATGCTGCATAAAAATGACATCGTTTTTCTGGAATCTAAAAATTCTGACGGCAATACACCTACCTATAAAGCCGAATTTGGTGAAGATATGCATGATATCGCCCAGAAGTTCGGAATCAGATTAAATAAATTATACGCAAAAAACAGGATGGATGAAGGGCAGAAACCTTCTGCCGGCCAATTGATTTATCTGATTGATAAAAAACCAAGAAATTAA
- a CDS encoding DUF2752 domain-containing protein: MKIEDFMLTCPSKKFLGIECFGCGTQRALVMVFEGRFGDAFHMFPAIYTLLLFFAAVVLNFVDTKRNYGNVLVMLAGINAVIMVVSYFYKHPLI, from the coding sequence ATGAAAATAGAAGATTTCATGCTGACCTGCCCGAGTAAAAAATTCTTAGGAATTGAATGTTTCGGCTGCGGTACCCAAAGGGCCCTTGTCATGGTATTCGAAGGCAGGTTTGGTGATGCTTTTCACATGTTTCCCGCCATATATACCTTATTGCTGTTTTTTGCAGCTGTGGTATTAAATTTTGTGGATACAAAAAGGAATTACGGTAATGTACTGGTTATGCTTGCCGGTATCAATGCGGTAATTATGGTCGTTTCTTATTTTTATAAACATCCTCTGATATAA
- a CDS encoding DUF4136 domain-containing protein, with protein MKKYIFLLLASATLTLTSCSPFNVRSDYAETANFNTYKTYKLRIDDLKLNDIDKDRVLNELSRQLQTKGLQPGENPDLIANVKANHKKVTDINSTSPYGMWGWGGSFGWGIGMNRTWTSNYNEGAIIVDLVDARTNKLVWQGIGSGISVDSPKAKQRQIPEIVAEIMKNYPPQRK; from the coding sequence ATGAAAAAATATATTTTTCTCCTGTTAGCTTCGGCTACCCTGACCCTTACTTCCTGCAGCCCGTTCAATGTACGTTCTGATTATGCGGAGACGGCAAATTTTAATACATACAAAACCTATAAGTTAAGAATTGACGATCTTAAGCTGAACGATATTGATAAAGACCGGGTATTAAATGAACTGTCCAGACAGCTCCAGACAAAAGGACTTCAGCCGGGAGAAAATCCGGATCTGATTGCCAATGTTAAAGCAAACCACAAAAAAGTAACCGATATCAATTCTACTTCCCCTTACGGTATGTGGGGATGGGGCGGATCATTCGGATGGGGAATCGGCATGAACAGAACCTGGACGAGCAATTATAATGAAGGTGCCATTATTGTTGACCTGGTAGATGCAAGAACCAATAAACTGGTATGGCAGGGAATCGGAAGCGGGATTTCCGTGGATTCCCCGAAAGCCAAACAGAGGCAGATTCCTGAGATTGTAGCGGAAATTATGAAAAATTATCCTCCGCAAAGAAAATAA
- a CDS encoding CCC motif membrane protein, which yields MNQKLPNATGVLILGIVSLVTCCCYGIVGLIAAIIGLVLANKDMALYNQNPGQYDNYSNLKTGRILCIIGIVLNILSVIYYIYIISAIGTDALLNPELLQERLRDMQGQ from the coding sequence ATGAATCAAAAGTTACCTAACGCAACAGGCGTTTTAATTTTAGGAATTGTCTCTCTTGTAACATGCTGCTGTTACGGGATTGTAGGCCTTATTGCTGCCATCATCGGTTTGGTTTTGGCTAATAAGGATATGGCCCTTTATAACCAGAATCCCGGACAGTATGATAATTACAGTAACCTGAAGACAGGACGGATCTTATGTATCATAGGGATTGTGCTGAACATCCTGTCGGTTATTTATTACATCTACATCATTTCTGCCATTGGTACAGATGCACTTTTAAACCCTGAGCTGCTTCAGGAAAGATTAAGAGATATGCAGGGACAGTAA
- a CDS encoding endonuclease → MKKPLLILTFASMLANAQAPAGYYNAANGLSGAPLKTALSNIITNGHLDKGYNGLWTAYKTTDVDKNYENDGSVLDIYSEKPAGTDPYKFTLINNQCGTYSVEGNCYNREHIVPQSLFNESSPMVSDIHFIRATDGKVNGMRSNYPFGKVATATFTSKNGSKLGNSASSGYAGTVFEPIDEFKGDVARMIFYFVTRYQSKLSGFSSGNMLGGSAFPGLQTWELNVLLSWHNQDPVSQAEVNRNNASYAYQKNRNPFIDNPNYASLIWGSGSSTGGGTTTPPSPPASGSCINENFETIPATSPASYMTRTWTNNSVSWTATDARTDQTVSGKAVTVRAGSLTSGNSGNGIGSLTVTTQLKFSGSNGTFNVKVNGTTVGTVPYSANAVTTTISNINISGNISVTLENTSTGNRVALDNLSWTCYTGTSKTNRQAVNGLNTIQKDLQIYPNPVSGQEIFIKGNVQDIKKAEIYDLQGKVIQTIDQPFKNTGNLIRTNNLEQGVYILKLDDQALKFIVK, encoded by the coding sequence ATGAAAAAACCATTACTTATCTTAACGTTTGCTTCAATGCTGGCCAATGCACAAGCCCCGGCAGGATATTACAATGCGGCGAACGGATTATCAGGAGCTCCTTTAAAAACCGCCTTAAGCAATATTATCACCAACGGCCATCTCGACAAAGGGTACAACGGACTCTGGACTGCTTATAAAACCACGGATGTTGATAAAAATTATGAAAATGACGGTTCTGTCTTAGACATCTATTCTGAAAAGCCAGCCGGAACAGACCCTTATAAATTTACGTTGATAAACAACCAATGCGGAACGTATTCCGTAGAAGGCAACTGCTACAACCGTGAACATATTGTACCGCAGAGCTTATTCAATGAATCCTCGCCTATGGTTTCTGATATTCATTTTATAAGGGCTACCGACGGGAAAGTGAACGGAATGAGATCCAATTACCCTTTCGGGAAAGTAGCCACCGCTACATTTACGTCCAAGAACGGATCAAAATTGGGGAACTCGGCTTCTTCGGGATATGCGGGAACGGTTTTTGAACCCATTGATGAGTTTAAAGGCGATGTCGCCAGAATGATTTTTTATTTTGTAACACGATACCAGAGTAAACTGTCCGGTTTTTCTTCCGGAAATATGCTCGGAGGCTCGGCATTCCCGGGGTTACAGACCTGGGAGCTGAATGTCCTGCTGTCCTGGCACAATCAGGACCCGGTTTCACAGGCAGAGGTCAACCGGAACAATGCGTCATATGCCTACCAGAAAAACAGGAATCCTTTTATTGACAACCCGAATTACGCCAGTTTAATCTGGGGCTCCGGCTCTTCCACAGGCGGCGGAACAACAACACCTCCTTCTCCTCCGGCTTCAGGCTCGTGTATCAACGAGAATTTTGAAACCATCCCTGCTACAAGCCCGGCATCTTATATGACAAGAACCTGGACAAATAATTCGGTTTCATGGACGGCAACGGATGCCAGAACGGATCAGACGGTTTCGGGGAAAGCCGTTACAGTGAGGGCGGGTTCACTTACGTCAGGGAATTCAGGCAACGGCATCGGATCATTAACGGTAACCACACAGCTTAAGTTTTCAGGAAGCAACGGCACTTTTAATGTTAAAGTAAACGGCACTACGGTAGGAACGGTCCCTTATTCTGCAAATGCAGTGACAACAACCATCAGCAATATCAATATTTCCGGAAATATATCCGTAACCCTTGAAAATACTTCAACAGGCAACAGAGTGGCCCTGGATAATCTGAGCTGGACCTGTTATACGGGAACTTCAAAAACGAACCGGCAGGCCGTTAACGGCTTAAACACGATCCAAAAAGACCTGCAGATCTATCCGAACCCGGTTTCCGGTCAGGAGATTTTTATAAAAGGTAATGTTCAGGATATTAAAAAAGCTGAAATTTATGATCTTCAGGGAAAGGTAATTCAAACCATTGACCAGCCTTTTAAAAATACCGGGAACCTGATCAGGACTAATAACCTTGAGCAGGGAGTTTATATTTTAAAACTGGATGACCAAGCTTTGAAATTTATTGTTAAGTAA
- a CDS encoding NADH:flavin oxidoreductase/NADH oxidase: MLYTPIKFRNVELKNRWVMSPMCMYSCENGLADDFHFVHYGSRSQGGTGLLIVEASGVEPRGRITNHCMGIWNDEQAEKLQRIVQFVHQNSESKIGIQLSHAGRKGSTWNNVQIPVEEGWETVAPSPVPYHPDERVPHVLTSGEIKEQVQYFRAAAARAVNAGFDVIEIHAAHGYLIHQFLSPLSNIRTDEYGGSFENRIRFLIEIVDAVNEELDENTALFVRISGTEYAENGWDIKDSGELARILKNHAVDLVDVSSGGNIHGAKIPVYEGYQVPFSAQVKNEVQVKTGAVGLITKTEQAEEILQKGDADLIFIAREILRNPYMAIQGSFEMKEDCFFPHQYLRAKISS, encoded by the coding sequence ATGTTATACACTCCGATTAAGTTCAGAAACGTTGAACTGAAAAACCGTTGGGTCATGTCCCCGATGTGCATGTATTCCTGTGAAAACGGTCTTGCCGATGATTTTCATTTTGTACACTACGGCAGCAGGTCCCAGGGCGGGACAGGCCTTTTGATTGTAGAAGCCTCCGGTGTGGAGCCGCGCGGAAGAATCACCAACCACTGTATGGGAATCTGGAATGACGAGCAGGCAGAAAAGCTGCAGCGCATTGTGCAGTTCGTGCATCAGAATTCTGAAAGTAAAATAGGGATCCAGCTTTCCCATGCCGGAAGAAAAGGCTCTACCTGGAACAACGTCCAGATTCCTGTTGAAGAAGGCTGGGAAACCGTTGCGCCAAGCCCGGTTCCGTATCATCCGGATGAAAGGGTTCCTCATGTTTTAACATCCGGAGAAATCAAGGAACAGGTTCAGTATTTCAGAGCAGCAGCGGCAAGGGCTGTAAATGCAGGGTTTGATGTTATTGAAATCCATGCGGCACATGGTTACCTGATCCACCAGTTCCTGTCGCCGCTTTCCAATATCAGGACAGATGAATACGGCGGAAGCTTTGAAAACAGGATCCGGTTTCTGATAGAAATTGTAGATGCTGTTAATGAAGAGCTGGATGAAAATACAGCGTTATTTGTAAGGATTTCCGGAACCGAATATGCTGAAAATGGCTGGGATATCAAAGACAGTGGAGAACTGGCAAGAATATTGAAAAACCATGCGGTTGACCTGGTGGATGTTTCCAGCGGAGGCAATATCCACGGTGCTAAAATTCCTGTATATGAGGGATACCAGGTTCCGTTTTCTGCACAGGTGAAAAATGAGGTGCAGGTAAAAACCGGTGCAGTAGGATTGATCACAAAGACAGAGCAGGCAGAAGAAATTCTTCAGAAAGGCGATGCTGATTTGATTTTTATCGCAAGGGAGATTTTACGGAATCCTTATATGGCTATTCAGGGATCATTTGAAATGAAAGAAGACTGCTTTTTTCCACACCAGTATTTAAGAGCAAAAATTTCCTCTTAA
- a CDS encoding YncE family protein: MKKFCLFLVFSIILTVQSCREDYDYINYGATNTGVQEPEDIDIKGLYVLNEGNMGSNKASIDFFDYSTGVFTENYYNAQNPNVAGSLGDVGNDINTYRDKLYAVINLSNYVEVMDAKTAKHIGEISVQNCRYISFHKDYAYITSYGGAVGSSQPGYVVKVDVNTLQVVGKVFVGKQPDQMEVVGDRLYVANSGAYSAPDYDNTVSVIDLNTFTEIKKIAVAVNLSKIKKDDTGKLWITSRGNYGSIPPKTYVLDPATDQIIKEINMPLSDFDMVENRLYYFSYAWTSTGTASSYGILDTDTYQVISSSFITDGTQTGIVIPYSIAVNPVNSDVFICDAKDYTSSGELFCYSKFGKLKWKVKTGDIPGHLTFLRK; this comes from the coding sequence ATGAAGAAGTTCTGTCTGTTTCTGGTTTTTTCTATAATTCTTACCGTTCAGTCGTGTAGGGAAGATTATGACTACATCAATTACGGCGCTACCAATACCGGCGTACAGGAGCCGGAAGACATTGATATCAAAGGGCTCTACGTACTGAACGAAGGAAATATGGGCAGCAATAAAGCCTCTATTGACTTTTTTGATTATTCCACGGGGGTCTTTACCGAAAACTACTATAACGCACAGAATCCCAATGTGGCCGGAAGCCTTGGCGACGTGGGAAATGATATCAACACCTACAGGGACAAGCTGTATGCCGTGATCAACCTTTCCAATTATGTGGAAGTAATGGATGCCAAAACCGCAAAGCACATCGGTGAAATCAGTGTACAGAACTGCAGGTATATCAGTTTCCATAAAGATTATGCCTACATTACCTCTTATGGAGGTGCCGTAGGAAGCTCACAGCCGGGCTACGTAGTGAAGGTTGATGTCAATACCCTCCAGGTTGTCGGGAAAGTCTTCGTAGGAAAACAGCCCGATCAGATGGAAGTGGTGGGCGACAGACTGTATGTGGCCAATTCCGGCGCCTACAGCGCTCCTGATTATGACAATACGGTTTCTGTCATTGATCTGAACACTTTTACTGAGATAAAGAAGATTGCGGTAGCCGTTAACCTCAGCAAAATCAAGAAAGACGATACCGGGAAACTCTGGATTACCTCCCGCGGGAATTATGGCAGCATTCCTCCCAAAACCTACGTACTGGACCCTGCCACCGACCAGATAATCAAAGAAATCAATATGCCGCTGAGCGATTTCGATATGGTGGAAAACAGGCTGTATTATTTCAGTTATGCATGGACTTCCACAGGAACCGCCAGCAGCTACGGAATCCTGGATACAGATACTTATCAGGTGATCAGCAGCAGCTTCATTACAGACGGCACACAGACCGGGATTGTTATTCCTTACAGCATTGCAGTAAATCCTGTAAACAGTGATGTTTTTATCTGTGATGCCAAAGATTATACTTCTTCCGGAGAACTTTTCTGTTACAGTAAATTCGGGAAGCTGAAATGGAAAGTAAAAACAGGTGATATACCGGGACACCTTACTTTTTTGCGTAAATAA
- a CDS encoding DUF5522 domain-containing protein, protein MALFDIKEGEDFYYNEQGYKVFTEKFHLKRGHCCKSGCKHCPYGYDKKTDTFIKNDKKIR, encoded by the coding sequence ATGGCACTTTTTGACATCAAAGAAGGCGAAGACTTTTACTACAATGAGCAGGGATATAAGGTTTTTACGGAAAAGTTTCATCTGAAAAGAGGCCATTGCTGTAAAAGCGGCTGTAAACACTGCCCTTACGGATACGATAAAAAGACTGATACATTCATTAAAAACGATAAAAAAATTAGATAA
- the cdd gene encoding cytidine deaminase, translating to MKKETQISYEYFKNSSELNDIEKKLFEKAKEARENAYAPYSNFLVGCAVMLENNEIYSGNNQENAAYPSGLCAERTALFWIAANFPDVKIKKIFVVGGPKEPHGKNPPIPPCGACRQSLMEYETKQNENIDLYFSSMNEEVVKVHAIKDLLPFYFDATFL from the coding sequence ATGAAAAAAGAAACTCAGATCAGTTACGAATATTTTAAGAATAGCAGTGAACTGAACGATATAGAGAAAAAATTATTTGAAAAAGCGAAGGAAGCCCGCGAAAATGCTTACGCTCCTTACTCAAACTTTTTGGTAGGCTGTGCCGTGATGCTGGAAAATAATGAAATCTATTCCGGAAATAACCAGGAAAACGCAGCTTATCCTTCCGGCCTCTGTGCGGAGCGGACTGCACTGTTCTGGATTGCGGCCAATTTCCCGGACGTGAAAATCAAAAAGATTTTTGTAGTCGGAGGCCCGAAAGAACCTCACGGAAAAAACCCTCCCATTCCTCCCTGCGGAGCATGCAGGCAGAGCTTAATGGAATATGAAACGAAACAGAACGAAAATATCGACCTTTATTTTTCCAGTATGAATGAGGAAGTGGTTAAAGTTCATGCCATCAAGGATCTGCTTCCGTTTTATTTTGATGCCACATTCCTTTAG
- a CDS encoding 1-aminocyclopropane-1-carboxylate deaminase/D-cysteine desulfhydrase, whose protein sequence is MLLPIPIQKIPVQEIPVHHNIQLFMKREDLVHPQISGNKYWKLFFNINQYVALNPAKPYIITFGGAFSNHIAAVSAVGSLAGIPTLGIIRGEELQEKWRENPTLVFAKRNGMNLKFVTRTEYRHKEKLAAFLQQEFPEALIIPEGGTNEDAVAGIKMMLDEHTKDFDYLCTAVGTGGTVAGISKYCGEGQHVIGFKVVKDDALDNRISELTPRKNISLIDSAFGGYGKIKDENIRFINDFKKHYGIPLEPVYTGKMMQKVFDLIENGYFPENSKVLCFHTGGLQGIEGANLLLEKQNRSLII, encoded by the coding sequence ATGCTGTTACCGATTCCGATACAAAAAATCCCTGTCCAGGAAATTCCCGTCCATCACAACATACAGTTGTTTATGAAGAGGGAAGATCTCGTCCATCCGCAGATTTCCGGTAACAAATACTGGAAACTGTTTTTTAACATTAATCAGTATGTAGCCTTAAATCCTGCAAAACCGTACATCATTACTTTTGGCGGTGCATTTTCCAATCATATTGCTGCCGTTTCTGCTGTCGGCAGCTTAGCCGGGATTCCAACTTTAGGCATTATAAGAGGAGAGGAGCTGCAGGAAAAATGGCGTGAGAACCCGACTTTGGTTTTCGCAAAAAGAAACGGGATGAACTTAAAATTCGTTACCCGTACGGAATACCGGCACAAAGAAAAATTAGCCGCTTTTCTGCAGCAGGAATTTCCTGAAGCTTTGATCATTCCCGAAGGCGGAACCAATGAAGACGCCGTAGCAGGCATAAAAATGATGCTGGATGAGCATACAAAAGATTTTGATTATCTTTGCACTGCAGTCGGGACAGGAGGAACGGTGGCCGGAATCTCAAAATATTGCGGGGAAGGCCAGCATGTCATAGGCTTTAAAGTCGTTAAGGATGATGCTCTGGATAACAGAATATCTGAATTGACACCACGGAAGAATATCAGTTTAATAGATTCAGCTTTCGGAGGTTACGGTAAAATAAAAGATGAAAACATCCGTTTTATCAATGATTTTAAAAAGCACTATGGGATTCCGCTGGAACCGGTATATACAGGAAAGATGATGCAGAAGGTTTTTGATCTGATAGAGAATGGCTATTTTCCTGAGAACAGCAAAGTGCTGTGCTTCCATACCGGAGGGTTACAGGGGATTGAAGGTGCCAACCTGCTGTTGGAAAAACAAAACAGAAGTTTAATTATATAA
- a CDS encoding TonB-dependent receptor: MRKYLPFFTVFLISVPASVFSQKREKDSIGTRMIQDIIINRKRQETGVISSQKLSGTELEKLNSTSVADAVRYFSGVQIKDYGGIGGMKTVNIRAMGTQHVGVFYDGIPIGNAQNGTVDLGRFSLDNLEAISLYNGQKSEIFQSARDFGSSGSIYLQSRTPIFTGTKKNNININYRSGSFGVINPSVLFEQKISNAVSLSLNTEYLTGNGEYKYRQKVALPDGSPGWESYGTRKGGDIEALRAEAGISGKITNGSWKLKTYYYDSERGIPGAVVKNRNIESSRQWDKNFFVQGSFQKEISPKYQFLVNAKFADDYIHYFNDNPEGTPIFIDNTYKQQEVYVSTAHQYSPYKFWKISLSADYQYNTLDANLRQFAYPQRNTELIALATQLDLKKFKLQGSILGTFVQEKIENTTFSVPQNRSEFTPTVFASYQPFQSDFKIHGFYKRIFRMPTFNDLYYTELGSSQLRPEFTNQYDLGFTFNKDFGSGILKNINLIADAYYNKVHDKIIAYPKGQQFRWTMENLGEVEIKGADVSAQAIWLIAENLLLSSRFTYTYTQALNITQANGITSYYRNQIPYIAKNSGSMLLGLTYKEWQLNYSFIYVGERYNMSENIPKNYEQPWYTSDISGTREFNLKTWKFRLGLEVNNLLNQHYSVIQNYPMPGRNYRVSLRIML, translated from the coding sequence ATGAGAAAATATCTGCCTTTTTTTACAGTTTTCCTGATCAGTGTACCCGCATCCGTTTTTTCACAGAAACGGGAAAAGGACAGCATCGGTACCCGGATGATCCAGGATATTATCATCAACAGGAAGCGCCAGGAAACCGGGGTCATCTCTTCCCAGAAACTTTCCGGAACAGAGCTGGAAAAACTGAACAGTACTTCCGTGGCAGATGCCGTACGGTACTTCTCAGGCGTACAGATCAAGGACTACGGCGGGATCGGCGGGATGAAGACGGTAAATATCCGTGCCATGGGGACCCAGCATGTAGGCGTATTCTATGACGGAATCCCTATTGGCAATGCCCAGAACGGAACCGTGGACCTGGGAAGGTTTTCACTTGACAACCTGGAAGCCATTTCGCTGTACAACGGACAGAAAAGCGAGATTTTCCAGTCGGCACGGGACTTCGGCTCTTCCGGATCCATTTATCTTCAGAGCCGCACACCGATTTTCACTGGAACGAAAAAAAACAATATAAATATCAATTACCGCTCCGGGTCTTTCGGAGTGATCAATCCATCCGTCCTGTTTGAACAGAAAATCAGCAATGCGGTAAGCCTTTCTTTAAATACGGAATACCTTACCGGAAACGGAGAATACAAATACCGACAGAAGGTAGCACTGCCGGACGGCTCTCCGGGCTGGGAAAGCTACGGTACCAGAAAGGGCGGCGATATTGAAGCCCTGCGTGCAGAGGCCGGAATTTCCGGAAAAATAACCAACGGATCGTGGAAACTAAAAACCTACTACTACGATTCGGAAAGGGGAATTCCCGGAGCGGTCGTAAAGAACAGGAATATCGAATCCAGCAGGCAGTGGGACAAAAACTTTTTCGTCCAGGGAAGTTTTCAGAAAGAGATCTCCCCGAAATACCAGTTCCTGGTGAATGCTAAATTTGCTGATGATTACATACACTATTTCAATGACAATCCGGAAGGCACGCCTATTTTCATAGACAATACCTACAAACAGCAGGAAGTTTATGTTTCTACGGCGCACCAGTACTCCCCCTACAAATTCTGGAAGATCAGCCTTTCGGCAGATTACCAGTACAATACACTCGATGCGAACTTGCGGCAGTTTGCCTATCCGCAGCGGAATACGGAGCTTATTGCACTGGCTACCCAGCTCGATCTGAAAAAATTTAAGCTGCAGGGAAGCATTCTCGGAACTTTTGTGCAGGAAAAGATAGAGAACACCACTTTTTCGGTGCCTCAGAACCGTTCTGAGTTTACGCCTACGGTATTTGCATCTTACCAGCCTTTTCAATCAGACTTTAAAATCCATGGTTTTTACAAAAGGATTTTCAGGATGCCTACTTTCAATGATCTTTATTATACGGAACTCGGAAGTTCGCAGCTGAGACCTGAATTCACCAATCAGTATGACCTGGGCTTTACCTTTAATAAAGATTTCGGTTCCGGAATCCTGAAGAACATCAACCTGATTGCGGATGCCTATTACAATAAGGTCCATGATAAGATTATCGCTTACCCTAAAGGACAGCAATTCCGATGGACAATGGAAAACCTGGGCGAAGTGGAAATTAAAGGCGCCGATGTATCCGCGCAGGCCATCTGGCTGATTGCGGAAAACCTGTTATTGAGCAGCCGCTTTACCTACACTTATACACAGGCACTGAATATTACGCAGGCTAACGGCATTACATCCTATTACAGGAACCAGATCCCTTACATAGCAAAAAACAGCGGCAGCATGCTGCTGGGGCTTACTTATAAAGAATGGCAGCTGAACTACAGCTTCATTTATGTAGGCGAACGGTACAACATGTCTGAAAATATTCCAAAAAATTACGAACAGCCCTGGTACACCAGCGATATTTCCGGAACCAGGGAGTTTAACCTGAAAACCTGGAAATTCAGGCTAGGCCTTGAAGTGAATAACCTTCTGAACCAGCATTACAGTGTCATCCAGAATTATCCTATGCCGGGAAGAAATTACCGTGTAAGCCTGAGAATAATGCTTTAA